One genomic window of bacterium includes the following:
- a CDS encoding DUF1273 family protein — MYKIAFTGHRPGKLRDISAVKSQIRQFLSHQFELHPDLLVISGGALGVDQLAAEVCIELGIPFVFVLPFPVRVFTARWNSSSRAHLRYLISHAVRTFVVQSTFSMAGYMRRNEVMVRHCNLLCAVWDGSSGGTANTVRYAQSIGREIHFIQP; from the coding sequence ATGTACAAAATAGCTTTCACTGGTCACCGTCCCGGTAAGCTTCGTGACATATCTGCTGTTAAATCCCAAATTCGCCAGTTCCTTTCGCACCAATTTGAGTTACATCCCGACTTGCTGGTTATCTCCGGTGGTGCTCTTGGGGTAGATCAGCTCGCCGCTGAGGTCTGTATTGAGCTCGGTATTCCGTTTGTTTTCGTTCTCCCGTTCCCAGTCCGTGTATTCACTGCCCGCTGGAATTCTTCCTCCCGTGCACATCTCCGGTATCTCATCTCCCACGCTGTTCGTACATTTGTTGTTCAGTCTACATTCAGTATGGCTGGGTACATGCGCCGTAATGAGGTCATGGTTCGGCACTGCAATCTCCTGTGTGCAGTTTGGGATGGGTCCTCTGGGGGTACTGCAAATACTGTCAGGTACGCGCAGTCCATTGGTCGTGAAATCCATTTCATTCAGCCATGA